The Populus alba chromosome 6, ASM523922v2, whole genome shotgun sequence genome contains a region encoding:
- the LOC118050161 gene encoding zinc finger protein CONSTANS-LIKE 4, giving the protein MASKLCDSCKSATATLFCRADSAFLCVSCDSKIHAANKLASRHARVWVCEVCEQAPAHVTCKADAAALCVTCDRDIHSANPLAQRHERVPVTPFFDSSSAAHGGGAAVNFLEYRYLDDVNGGDDVSREEAEAESWLLPNPGGGSTKGVDSLDLNTGQYVFGAEMHPYLDLDRYVDQKVEVQEQNSSGTTDGVVPVQSNKLGFQAPALVNDNCCFELDFSAGSKTFAGGYGYNSLSHSVSSSSLDVGVVPDGSTLTEISNPYSRSVSNGMESANQTVQLSAVDREARVLRYREKRKNRKFEKTIRYASRKAYAETRPRIKGRFAKRTDSGVEVDRSSIYGFGVVPSF; this is encoded by the exons ATGGCATCAAAGCTTTGTGACTCATGCAAATCAGCAACAGCAACGTTGTTTTGTCGAGCTGACTCAGCTTTCCTCTGCGTCAGTTGCGACTCCAAAATCCACGCGGCCAACAAACTTGCTTCTCGCCACGCGCGTGTCTGGGTCTGTGAAGTCTGTGAACAAGCCCCAGCTCATGTCACCTGCAAGGCTGACGCTGCCGCTCTATGTGTCACCTGTGACCGTGACATCCACTCGGCGAACCCTCTTGCCCAACGCCACGAACGTGTCCCTGTCACTCCCTTCTTTGACTCTTCCTCGGCTGCGCACGGCGGTGGAGCTGCCGTTAACTTCTTGGAGTATCGTTACCTTGATGACGTGAATGGTGGGGATGATGTTAGTAGGGAGGAGGCAGAGGCGGAGTCGTGGCTGTTACCGAACCCTGGTGGGGGGAGCACTAAAGGGGTGGATAGTTTGGATCTGAATACTGGTCAGTATGTGTTTGGGGCGGAAATGCACCCGTATTTGGATTTAGATCGGTATGTGGATCAGAAAGTGGAAGTGCAAGAGCAGAACAGTTCAGGTACTACTGATGGGGTGGTGCCTGTGCAAAGTAACAAATTAGGGTTTCAAGCTCCTGCTTTGGTTAATGACAATTGCTGCTTTGAGTTGGATTTCTCTGCTGGATCTAAAACTTTTGCTGGTGGCTACGGCTATAATTCCTTGAGCCACAGT gtttcttcttcatctcttgATGTTGGAGTCGTACCAGATGGCAGTACCTTGACAGAAATATCGAACCCTTACAGTAGATCAGTGAGCAATGGAATGGAGTCGGCAAACCAGACAGTGCAACTATCAGCAGTTGACCGCGAAGCAAGGGTGTTAAGGtatagagagaagagaaagaatcgaAAATTCGAGAAGACAATTAGATATGCATCACGAAAAGCCTATGCCGAAACAAGGCCTCGAATCAAAGGAAGGTTCGCTAAACGTACTGATTCCGGAGTCGAGGTTGATCGGAGTAGTATTTATGGGTTCGGCGTTGTTCCATCATTCTAA
- the LOC118050241 gene encoding ADP-ribosylation factor 1 — protein MGLLFSRMFSSLFGNKEARILVLGLDNAGKTTILYRLQMGEVVSTIPTIGFNVETVQYNNIKFQVWDLGGQTSIRPYWRCYFPNTQAVIYVVDSSDTERIGIAKEEFHSILEEEELKGAVVLIFANKQDLPGALDAAAVTEALELHKIKSRQWAIFKACATKGEGLFEGLDWLSNTLKAGGG, from the exons atgggtcTTTTGTTTAGTAGAATGTTCTCTTCTTTATTTGGCAATAAAGAAGCTCGAATACTTGTCCTCGGCCTCGACAATGCTGGCAAAACCACCATTCTCT ATCGGCTTCAAATGGGAGAGGTAGTCTCCACGATCCCAA CGATTGGATTCAATGTAGAAACTGTACAGTACAACAACATTAAGTTTCAAGTCTGGGATTTAG GTGGACAAACAAGTATCAG GCCATATTGGAGGTGTTATTTCCCGAATACTCAAGCTGTAATTTATGTGGTAGATTCAAGTGACACAGAGAGAATTGGAATAGCCAAGGAagaatttcattcaattttggAG GAGGAAGAATTGAAAGGTGCAGTTGTCCTCATTTTTGCAAACAAGCAG GATCTCCCTGGTGCACTTGATGCTGCTGCTGTGACTGAGGCATTGGAGTTGCACAAAATAAAAAGTCGCCAATGGGCCATCTTCAAAGCTTGTGCTACGAAGGGTGAAGGCCTCTTTGAGGGCTTGGACTG GTTGAGTAACACTCTCAAAGCAGGAGGTGGCTAG